The stretch of DNA GCACGCTGCCCACCGGCAGGGTGACGAAACCGGGCGGGGAGAGGGCGAAACCTTCGCCATCCAGCGTCACATCGGCATGGCCCTCTGTGACAATAAGCACCTGAATTCCATGGTCGTGGCGGTGCGGCTTGATCTCCCAGTCATGCAGGCTGGAGCGGATCGCAATCGTTTCGATATGCACGAAACCGGCGCTGCTTTGCGCTTCCGCGTCGCTGTAGAGGCCATAGGTGGGGATGGGAGGAGACGTTGGTCGCATGTCCGGAAAGTACCAATACAATGTCTGTCTCATCCCTTCTGCCTGTGGCTGCGCGGTGTCAAGTTTTGGGCAAGCGCTGCCTCGATACGGCGGCATGGCAGGAGAGAGGATATGAAGACCCAGGTCGCCATCATTGGCGCGGGGCCCGCCGGTATGTTGCTGGGCCATCTGCTCAAGGCGGAGGGTGTCGATTGCGTCGTGCTGGAGCGTCAGACCGGCGATTACGTGCTGGGGCGCATCCGCGCGGGCGTGCTGGAAGAGATCACCGTCAGCCTGATGCAGCGGCTGGGGCTGGACCAGCGGCTGAAGGCCGAAGGTCTGGTGGAGGACGGCTTCAACCTTGCCGATGGCGAGCGGCTAATCCGCATCGATATTGCCAATCTGACCGGCAAGCACGTCACCGTCTATGGCCAGACCGAGATCACCCGCGACCTGATGGAAGCGGCCCCCTCGCGCGGGCTGGAGGTGATCTATCAGGCCGGCGATGTCGCGCTGCACGGGATCGACAGCGATGCGCCCTATGTCACTTTCACGGCAGACGGCGTCGAAAAGCGCCTTGATGCACGCTTTATCGTGGGCTGCGACGGCTATCACGGCCCCAGCCGCAAGGCCATTCCGGCCGGCGCCGCGCAGGAGTTCGAGCGGGTCTATCCCTTCGGCTGGCTGGGCATTCTGGCCGATGTGAAGCCCTGCTATCATGAGCTGATCTATGCCAACCACGAGCGCGGTTTTGCTCTGGCCAGCATGCGCAGCCCGACGCGCAGCCGCTATTACGTCGATGTGCCGCTGACCGAAAAGGTCGAGGACTGGACCGACGACCGCCTCTGGGACGAACTGGCCACCCGCCTTGGCCCTCAGGCCGCTGCGGGCATGACGCGCGGCCCGAGCATCGAGAAGTCGATCGCCCCGTTGCGCTCCTATGTCTTCGGGCTGATGCGCCATGGCAGCCTGCTGCTCTGCGGAGACGCCGCGCATATCGTGCCGCCCACAGGAGCCAAGGGCCTCAATCTGGCCGCCAGCGATGTGCATTACGCCGCCGAGGCCTTGACCGCCTTCTTCCGCAAGCAGGATGGCGAGGGTGTGGCGCGCTATTCCGACAAGGCGCTGGCCCGCGTGTGGAAGGCGGAGCGGTTCAGCTGGTCGCTTACCAAGCTGATGCACCGCTTCCCCGAGGATGGCCCCTTCGAGCGCGCCATGCAGGTGGCCGAGTTGGACTATATCTCCACCAGCAAGGCGGCGCAGACCTCGATTGCGGAAAATTACGTGGGCCTGCCGGTCTGACAGAAACGGGGGCGTCATGCGGCGTCCCCCGCCTATCGACCTGAAACGGTGCGCGGCGGTTGGTTAATACCATGAACAGATGCCGCACACCTCGATGATATTCTCTGAAACGACTTGAAAAACATTCTGAAATGATATGATCTCCGGCGCGGGATAGGTGGGGCGCTGTGCGGCCCGTCATCGCCTTGTCCCGGAGAGTTTGCGATGAGCCTGCCGGTTTTGCGTCCCTCGACTGCCTCCGCTTTCCCCAAGACCACACCCCGATCCAGACGATCCGCTTTCCGCATGGCGCTGCTGCCGATGCTGCTGGCGTCCGGCGCGGGGGCGGCATGGGCGGGAGACCAGCCGCTTTACCAGCCTGCGCCCGACTGGGTGGTGCCCACGCCTCAGGCCGATGCCGCGGGCACCGCGCCGGGCCAGCCCACGCTGCGCACCTTCGATGTGCAGAAGCGCATCGATCATGGCGAGGTCTGGACCTATGTCGTCACCGCTTTCCATGTCGACACGCCCGAGGGACTGGCCTCGATGGGCACCTCCAAGCTGCAATGGTCGCCTGATCATGGCGATCTCATCATCCATGGCGTTACCATCCTGCGCGGGGGCAAGCGGATCGATGTGATGGCCTCGGGCGCGCGCTACACCGTGCTGCGACGTGAGGCGAAGCTGGAATCGCTGCAGCTTGACGGCACGCTGACCGCGACGCTCTCGATCGAGGGGCTGCAGGTGGGCGATATCGTCGAGACCCGCTTCTCCACCACCCAGAAGGATGCCGCGCTGCAGGGCCATGTCAGCACGGCGACGCAACTGCTGCCTCAGCCGATGCAACTTGGCTTCGGGCGGGCGCGGGTGCTGTGGAGGGATGGCGACAAGGTCCGCTGGAAGACCTATCTGGAAGGCGTCACGCCGACCGAAAGCGAGATCAAAAACAACGGGGCCGGCTGGCACGAATGGCAGGTGTCGTTGCCCGTCGCCAAACAGCCCGATGCCGCCCCGCAGGCGCCCGACCGCTACAAGATCCAGACCGCCGCCGATTTCACCGATTTCGCCGATTGGGCGGACATCAGCCGCACCATGGCGCCGCTCTACCGGATCGACACGCCCTCCGCCGCGATCAAGCCGGGCGGCGATCTGGATCAGGAAATCGCCCGCATCGCGGCGGCCAGCACCGATCCGCGCCGCCGCACGGCTCTGGCGCTGCAACTGGTGCAGGACAAGGTGCGCTATTTCGCGGTCTCGATGAATGGCGGCAATCTGGTGCCCCAGACCCCCGAGCAGAGCTGGGCGCTGCGCTATGGCGACTGCAAGGCCAAGACGCTGTTGCTGCTGGCGGTGCTCCACAAGCTGGGCATCGAGGCGGAGGCGGCCCTGGCCGGTCTGCAGAATGGCGACCGCATCCAGGGCAGCCTGCCCACCGTGACGGCGTTCGACCATGTGATGGTGCTGGCCCATGTCGGCGGCGCGACCTTGTGGCTCGACGGCACCGGGCTGGGCAGCCGCGAGGCCGATCTCGACGATGTGCCCGCCTATGGCTGGGTGCTGCCGGTGCGCGCCAAGGGTGCCGATCTGCTTCAGGCCCCGGCGCGGCCGCCCGCGCGGCCCACGGCGCAGGTGCATTACGATGTCGACATGCGCTCCGGCATCGGCATGCTTTCAACCTTCAAGGTCAGCCTGGTGATGCGCGGCGGCGGGATCGGCGTCATCAGCACGGCGCTGGCCAATCTGGATCAGGAGGGCAGGGCGCAGATCCTGCGCACCATCCTGACCGGCGTGCAGGGCAACACGCAGAGCCGCCGTATCTTTGTCGAGCCGCAGTTCAGCTATGACGCGGCTGCCGGAACCGGCACGATCACCGCCAGCGGCGTGGTGCTCTCGAACTGGACCCGCGCCGACAGCCGCTACAGCTTCGATCCGCGGCTGGTGCAGCCCGACAGCTTTCCCGACCGCTCGCGCACCATCTGGCAGGCGATCCCCGTCTCGCTGGGCAAGCCGCAATATGGCCTGACCGAGGAGACTTTCGTGCTGCCCGGCCAGGGCAAGGGCATCGTCATGCAGGGCGAGGCCGATGTGAAGCGGCCTTTCCCCTCGGGAGGCAGCAGCCGGGTCCATGCCGAATTGCGCGACGGGGTATGGCATCTGGCGATGGAGCATCAACGCGGCGGAGGCGAGATGCCTGCCGCCGACATTCCCGCCATGCGCCGTCAGGATGCCGATTTCATCGCCCGCCTGCCGCGCCTGCGCACCGATGCGGGCTATCCGGCGCCATGGCAGGCGGTCGAGTCGGGCAAGCGTGACCATCTCTTCGACACCGCCGAGGGGCTGCTGACCCGCTGGATCGCGGAAAAACCCGATGAGGCCGAGCGCTATC from Novosphingobium sp. encodes:
- a CDS encoding DUF3857 domain-containing protein; amino-acid sequence: MSLPVLRPSTASAFPKTTPRSRRSAFRMALLPMLLASGAGAAWAGDQPLYQPAPDWVVPTPQADAAGTAPGQPTLRTFDVQKRIDHGEVWTYVVTAFHVDTPEGLASMGTSKLQWSPDHGDLIIHGVTILRGGKRIDVMASGARYTVLRREAKLESLQLDGTLTATLSIEGLQVGDIVETRFSTTQKDAALQGHVSTATQLLPQPMQLGFGRARVLWRDGDKVRWKTYLEGVTPTESEIKNNGAGWHEWQVSLPVAKQPDAAPQAPDRYKIQTAADFTDFADWADISRTMAPLYRIDTPSAAIKPGGDLDQEIARIAAASTDPRRRTALALQLVQDKVRYFAVSMNGGNLVPQTPEQSWALRYGDCKAKTLLLLAVLHKLGIEAEAALAGLQNGDRIQGSLPTVTAFDHVMVLAHVGGATLWLDGTGLGSREADLDDVPAYGWVLPVRAKGADLLQAPARPPARPTAQVHYDVDMRSGIGMLSTFKVSLVMRGGGIGVISTALANLDQEGRAQILRTILTGVQGNTQSRRIFVEPQFSYDAAAGTGTITASGVVLSNWTRADSRYSFDPRLVQPDSFPDRSRTIWQAIPVSLGKPQYGLTEETFVLPGQGKGIVMQGEADVKRPFPSGGSSRVHAELRDGVWHLAMEHQRGGGEMPAADIPAMRRQDADFIARLPRLRTDAGYPAPWQAVESGKRDHLFDTAEGLLTRWIAEKPDEAERYRLRAAFYSEIFERQKAIADLDKALTLKGDRQFYLQRAILHEQLDDKQHAVADLKSAYDLDPSDLVTVSRLSYIQAWAGGADEALARLDGLLVNGGEKEPFYLARKAEVLARRGDATGAVAAMDSALERRSGNAVLLADRCWVKALLNVDLDNALGDCNRAIQIGVNNTAAPLNSRGLIQLRQHHAKEAVADFTEALDQRPGNAVDYFMRALARREAGDGEAAKRDLASARLLNPAIDQLYASFGLRW
- the pobA gene encoding 4-hydroxybenzoate 3-monooxygenase codes for the protein MKTQVAIIGAGPAGMLLGHLLKAEGVDCVVLERQTGDYVLGRIRAGVLEEITVSLMQRLGLDQRLKAEGLVEDGFNLADGERLIRIDIANLTGKHVTVYGQTEITRDLMEAAPSRGLEVIYQAGDVALHGIDSDAPYVTFTADGVEKRLDARFIVGCDGYHGPSRKAIPAGAAQEFERVYPFGWLGILADVKPCYHELIYANHERGFALASMRSPTRSRYYVDVPLTEKVEDWTDDRLWDELATRLGPQAAAGMTRGPSIEKSIAPLRSYVFGLMRHGSLLLCGDAAHIVPPTGAKGLNLAASDVHYAAEALTAFFRKQDGEGVARYSDKALARVWKAERFSWSLTKLMHRFPEDGPFERAMQVAELDYISTSKAAQTSIAENYVGLPV